One Sus scrofa isolate TJ Tabasco breed Duroc chromosome 10, Sscrofa11.1, whole genome shotgun sequence genomic window carries:
- the JCAD gene encoding junctional protein associated with coronary artery disease isoform X1 gives MYSVEDLLVSHGYKLSRSFPAPQEEDGEGRQQTRTRVRAGPGLPNGCEDGPASLPRGPASPGPGRLSDSESHRRGLRVHGEPPSTAAARIAEPGFYHQPVLAWSSQPLTGRSHAYWRRREQEAGPRAAEDLPLHAREGPWEVGGRTEHVMKKATWEEELGSAGPAKWQHPSLGSWNQPRKLERQMSDGVREQLFQDLYPFMLGEHVLTSQSKGKSRSLPRVLSPESLSCMEIPIPLSDGHLAGVPKVLRHPPKSAHDLEATRNPEKGPFPRPKFGRPLKPTAHDSHQHSRPGEQNSSYADGQQPDPCVSYLTRASDTRQELCGPDPGLEPPVYVPPPSYRSPLQHTSSPCVEDASPGLEGGGRRVQQHRMEKAAASHQLPTGSPAAGSECSASPRSPRGLPQQLHPSIAYDGSIVYIPFDDPRIRHLKLARPQGFWEEMKLDSQPCRSGPVPAPEPEHGSGQRGGAVRSPQGLMGPSGKERGPAPADPSPPWLWGQLPRDGENGGLPDPRDHCVVTHRQWPDTRGHAESRAASASPQSESACETHTQLRKFETGVQTKKSSKKKLSETIFCLVSIPVKSESQLPDIDTNSNDLKQGTDKKNGLDKNAALQVHSLLSLPSTDLELQTLPGSQAGRMGLPKPDPGGPGGDKHTNGLRFTHPAKHSELPPCPGWWPGHQYRDQQTQTSFTEEPQSPQPLPEGNVAGSPHAPLTPGCLDPAPQEVQIHVALASSDQNQRPGAHPLKGQGSLSPSSNSAFSRSSSAINPAPVPRAGLGQLCMDSPARGASPVPRGEVVKGETTGPCNSKQLFGQFLLKPVSRRPWDLISQLESFNKELQEEEESSPSSDGSSEGSDSELPREAPAGPTPKRPGFLEDRVKEAPRRPVPEAPGLRSGRVKSKSESWSEELKPLSPCPVWAEDHAGAAWLSPRGSVISEQGALGVQDGVTEPAVNLRPGKPLMSSGLSEARPVPRHDPAAPREPPQSQELPDGPSAVQSSGASPPEASSGEQGSTGVSPFLASKPRGLSAPDLRSVGLTLAQEQRASEPAGPPTGATAVEIPLGESLQARAARILGIEVAVESLLPGTRRTGLSQHPEPGGGACQPESPGQESGSGPAQPDDLTSPADAFYGRRKCGWTKSPLFVGERDSAWQAPQASEPSGMSSPSKAPEPQPSPLESQPFHHRDMETKPPFRSTLFHFIERTPSVAASEKRLRSTSKVIESLQEKLASPPRRADPDRLLRMKEVSSVSRLRLLTSRGMDSAEEAEEPKAERGPGARLGCLAGTGYKLSDPKGALSLEEGHLAAGREENGGQDFWCPDSYDPSRVERV, from the exons GTTTTATCACCAGCCTGTGCTCGCGTGGTCCTCTCAGCCCCTGACCGGCCGCAGCCACGCCTattggaggaggagagagcaggaGGCGGGCCCGAGGGCCGCAGAGGACCTGCCCCTGCACGCGAGGGAGGGTCCATGGGAAGTTGGAGGAAGGACAGAGCACGTGATGAAGAAGGCCACTTGGGAAGAAGAGCTGGGATCGGCGGGTCCTGCCAAGTGGCAGCACCCAAGCCTGGGAAGCTGGAACCAGCCGCGGAAATTGGAGAGGCAGATGTCCGATGGTGTCAGGGAGCAGTTGTTTCAGGACCTGTACCCATTCATGCTCGGAGAACACGTCTTGACGTCCCAGAGCAAAGGGAAATCCCGGTCGTTGCCTCGAGTTCTTTCCCCCGAGAGCCTGAGTTGCATGGAAATTCCCATTCCGTTAAGCGATGGACATTTAGCAGGTGTTCCTAAAGTGCTGCGTCATCCTCCAAAAAGCGCTCATGACTTGGAGGCCACCAGGAACCCCGAGAAGGGCCCCTTCCCCCGGCCCAAGTTTGGGAGACCCCTCAAGCCTACAGCCCATGACTCCCACCAACACTCCAGGCCAGGAGAACAAAACAGCAGCTATGCAGACGGCCAGCAGCCAGACCCCTGTGTTTCCTACTTGACCAGAGCGAGTGACACCAGGCAAGAACTCTGTGGGCCTGACCCTGGCCTGGAGCCCCCGGTGTATGTGCCTCCGCCCTCCTACAGGTCACCCCTGCAGCACACGTCAAGCCCTTGCGTGGAGGATGCATCGCCTGGGCTCGAGGGTGGGGGGCGCCGTGTGCAGCAGCATCGCATGGAGAAGGCCGCTGCCAGCCATCAGCTCCCCACTGGCTCCCCAGCAGCCGGGAGTGAGTGTAGTGCTAGCCCCCGCTCGCCACGCGGACTCCCCCAGCAGCTCCACCCCAGCATTGCTTATGACGGCTCCATCGTCTACATTCCTTTTGACGACCCCCGGATACGACATCTTAAACTGGCCCGACCCCAGGGGTTCTGGGAAGAGATGAAGCTGGACAGTCAGCCTTGCAGGTCTGGTCCTGTCCCTGCCCCAGAGCCAGAGCATGGAAGTGGGCAACGTGGGGGTGCCGTCAGGAGCCCTCAGGGCCTGATGGGCCCatcagggaaggagaggggcccCGCCCCTGCAGACCCCAGCCCCCCATGGCTGTGGGGCCAGCTCCCCAGGGATGGAGAAAATGGTGGCCTTCCCGACCCAAGGGACCACTGTGTTGTCACACACAGACAGTGGCCTGACACAAGGGGACACGCAGAAAGCCGTGCAGCCTCCGCAAGCCCCCAAAGCGAGAGTGCCTGTGAAACTCACACCCAGCTCAGAAAATTCGAAACTGGGGTGCAGACCAagaaaagttcaaagaaaaaactgAGCGAGACGATATTTTGTTTGGTCTCCATCCCAGTTAAATCAGAATCACAGCTGCCAGACATAGATACAAACAGCAATGACTTAAAACAGGGCACAGATAAAAAGAATGGGCTGGATAAGAACGCGGCTTTGCAAGTGCACAGCCTGCTGAGCTTGCCTTCCACCGACCTAGAGCTGCAGACGCTCCCAGGAAGCCAGGCCGGGAGAATGGGGCTCCCGAAACCAGACCCGGGAGGACCAGGAGGAGACAAGCACACAAATGGCCTCAGGTTCACTCACCCTGCAAAACACAGCGAGCTCCCCCCGTGTCCTGGCTGGTGGCCCGGGCACCAGTACAGAGACCAGCAGACACAAACCAGCTTCACTGAAGAACCCCAAAGCCCACAGCCCCTCCCCGAGGGGAACGTAGCAGGGTCCCCCCACGCCCCGCTGACTCCAGGATGCTTGGACCCTGCCCCCCAAGAAGTTCAGATTCACGTGGCCTTGGCGTCCAGTGACCAGAACCAGAGGCCTGGGGCTCATCCCCTGAAAGGTCAGGGGTCCCTCAGCCCGTCAAGCAACAGTGCTTTCTCAAGGTCTTCCTCAGCCATAAACCCGGCCCCCGTGCCAAGGGCCGGCCTGGGCCAGCTGTGCATGGACAGCCCTGCGCGCGGAGCCAGCCCCGTGCCCAGGGGTGAGGTGGTCAAGGGGGAGACCACGGGCCCCTGCAACAGCAAACAGCTGTTCGGGCAGTTCCTCCTAAAGCCTGTGAGCCGCCGACCCTGGGACTTGATCAGCCAGTTGGAAAGTTTTAACAAGGAGCttcaagaggaggaagagagcagTCCTAGCAGTGATGGCAGCAGTGAGGGCAGCGACAGTGAGCTGCCCAGGGAGGCCCCAGCCGGCCCCACACCCAAGCGTCCGGGCTTCCTGGAGGACAGAGTGAAGGAGGCGCCAAGGAGGCCAGTGCCCGAGGCCCCTGGACTCAGGTCAGGGAGAGTCAAGAGTAAGTCTGAGAGCTGGAGTGAGGAGCTGaagcctctctctccctgccccgtGTGGGCAGAAGACCATGCAGGTGCTGCCTGGCTGTCCCCACGTGGAAGTGTGATTTCAGAGCAGGGGGCCTTGGGGGTCCAGGATGGAGTGACCGAGCCAGCAGTCAACCTGAGGCCTGGGAAACCACTGATGTCTTCTGGGCTAAGTGAGGCACGACCAGTGCCCCGACATGACCCAGCTGCACCCAGGGAGCCCCCACAGAGTCAGGAGCTCCCAGATGGCCCAAGTGCTGTGCAGTCAAGTGGAGCCAGCCCTCCAGAGGCCAgctctggggagcaggggagTACCGGGGTATCCCCCTTTCTTGCCAGCAAGCCCCGAGGCCTCTCGGCGCCAGACTTGCGGTCCGTGGGGCTGACGCTGGCGCAGGAGCAGAGAGCCAGTGAACCAGCGGGGCCTCccactggagccactgcagtagaAATCCCCCTAGGCGAGTCCCTCCAAGCCAGGGCTGCCAGGATCCTGGGCATCGAGGTGGCCGTGGAGTCCCTGCTGCCTGGCACCAGGAGGACAGGGCTGAGCCAGCACCCAGAGCCTGGTGGGGGCGCCTGCCAGCCCGAGTCCCCTGGGCAAGAGTCAGGGTCCGGCCCAGCACAGCCAGATGACCTCACCTCACCCGCTGACGCCTTCTATGGCAGGAGGAAGTGCGGCTGGACCAAAAGCCCTCTGTTTGTAGGCGAAagggacagtgcctggcaggcTCCCCAGGCCTCCGAGCCCTCGGGCATGAGCAGCCCCAGCAAAGCCCCTGAGCCTCAGCCCAGCCCCCTGGAGTCACAGCCCTTCCATCACAGGGACATGGAGACAAAGCCGCCCTTCAGGTCCACCTTGTTCCATTTCATAGAAAGGACCCCCAGTGTAGCAGCCTCAGAAAAGAGGCTCCGAAGCACCTCCAAAGTGATTGAAAGTTTACAGGAGAAACTGGCTTCCCCGCCCAGGAGGGCAGACCCCGACCGCCTGCTGAGGATGAAGGAGGTGAGCTCCGTGTCCAGGCTGAGGCTCCTGACCTCTCGGGGCATGGACTCTGCAGAGGAGGCCGAGGAGCCGAAGGCTGAGAGGGGCCCTGGGGCGCGGCTGGGGTGCTTGGCGGGCACAGGCTACAAGCTCTCTGACCCTAAGGGCGCCCTCTCGCTGGAAGAGGGCCATCTGGcagcaggaagggaggagaacGGCGGCCAGGACTTCTGGTGTCCAG ATTCGTATGACCCTAGCAGAGTGGAGAGGGTGTGA
- the JCAD gene encoding junctional protein associated with coronary artery disease isoform X2, with amino-acid sequence MYSVEDLLVSHGYKLSRSFPAPQEEDGEGRQQTRTRVRAGPGLPNGCEDGPASLPRGPASPGPGRLSDSESHRRGLRVHGEPPSTAAARIAEPGFYHQPVLAWSSQPLTGRSHAYWRRREQEAGPRAAEDLPLHAREGPWEVGGRTEHVMKKATWEEELGSAGPAKWQHPSLGSWNQPRKLERQMSDGVREQLFQDLYPFMLGEHVLTSQSKGKSRSLPRVLSPESLSCMEIPIPLSDGHLAGVPKVLRHPPKSAHDLEATRNPEKGPFPRPKFGRPLKPTAHDSHQHSRPGEQNSSYADGQQPDPCVSYLTRASDTRQELCGPDPGLEPPVYVPPPSYRSPLQHTSSPCVEDASPGLEGGGRRVQQHRMEKAAASHQLPTGSPAAGSECSASPRSPRGLPQQLHPSIAYDGSIVYIPFDDPRIRHLKLARPQGFWEEMKLDSQPCRSGPVPAPEPEHGSGQRGGAVRSPQGLMGPSGKERGPAPADPSPPWLWGQLPRDGENGGLPDPRDHCVVTHRQWPDTRGHAESRAASASPQSESACETHTQLRKFETGVQTKKSSKKKLSETIFCLVSIPVKSESQLPDIDTNSNDLKQGTDKKNGLDKNAALQVHSLLSLPSTDLELQTLPGSQAGRMGLPKPDPGGPGGDKHTNGLRFTHPAKHSELPPCPGWWPGHQYRDQQTQTSFTEEPQSPQPLPEGNVAGSPHAPLTPGCLDPAPQEVQIHVALASSDQNQRPGAHPLKGQGSLSPSSNSAFSRSSSAINPAPVPRAGLGQLCMDSPARGASPVPRGEVVKGETTGPCNSKQLFGQFLLKPVSRRPWDLISQLESFNKELQEEEESSPSSDGSSEGSDSELPREAPAGPTPKRPGFLEDRVKEAPRRPVPEAPGLRSGRVKSKSESWSEELKPLSPCPVWAEDHAGAAWLSPRGSVISEQGALGVQDGVTEPAVNLRPGKPLMSSGLSEARPVPRHDPAAPREPPQSQELPDGPSAVQSSGASPPEASSGEQGSTGVSPFLASKPRGLSAPDLRSVGLTLAQEQRASEPAGPPTGATAVEIPLGESLQARAARILGIEVAVESLLPGTRRTGLSQHPEPGGGACQPESPGQESGSGPAQPDDLTSPADAFYGRRKCGWTKSPLFVGERDSAWQAPQASEPSGMSSPSKAPEPQPSPLESQPFHHRDMETKPPFRSTLFHFIERTPSVAASEKRLRSTSKVIESLQEKLASPPRRADPDRLLRMKEIRMTLAEWRGCDKLPVKWGGCCGLPMELPLSWPLGPTCPGRGWEWGCDIPSHCHQETHQPSQTPSLEIKAVVH; translated from the exons GTTTTATCACCAGCCTGTGCTCGCGTGGTCCTCTCAGCCCCTGACCGGCCGCAGCCACGCCTattggaggaggagagagcaggaGGCGGGCCCGAGGGCCGCAGAGGACCTGCCCCTGCACGCGAGGGAGGGTCCATGGGAAGTTGGAGGAAGGACAGAGCACGTGATGAAGAAGGCCACTTGGGAAGAAGAGCTGGGATCGGCGGGTCCTGCCAAGTGGCAGCACCCAAGCCTGGGAAGCTGGAACCAGCCGCGGAAATTGGAGAGGCAGATGTCCGATGGTGTCAGGGAGCAGTTGTTTCAGGACCTGTACCCATTCATGCTCGGAGAACACGTCTTGACGTCCCAGAGCAAAGGGAAATCCCGGTCGTTGCCTCGAGTTCTTTCCCCCGAGAGCCTGAGTTGCATGGAAATTCCCATTCCGTTAAGCGATGGACATTTAGCAGGTGTTCCTAAAGTGCTGCGTCATCCTCCAAAAAGCGCTCATGACTTGGAGGCCACCAGGAACCCCGAGAAGGGCCCCTTCCCCCGGCCCAAGTTTGGGAGACCCCTCAAGCCTACAGCCCATGACTCCCACCAACACTCCAGGCCAGGAGAACAAAACAGCAGCTATGCAGACGGCCAGCAGCCAGACCCCTGTGTTTCCTACTTGACCAGAGCGAGTGACACCAGGCAAGAACTCTGTGGGCCTGACCCTGGCCTGGAGCCCCCGGTGTATGTGCCTCCGCCCTCCTACAGGTCACCCCTGCAGCACACGTCAAGCCCTTGCGTGGAGGATGCATCGCCTGGGCTCGAGGGTGGGGGGCGCCGTGTGCAGCAGCATCGCATGGAGAAGGCCGCTGCCAGCCATCAGCTCCCCACTGGCTCCCCAGCAGCCGGGAGTGAGTGTAGTGCTAGCCCCCGCTCGCCACGCGGACTCCCCCAGCAGCTCCACCCCAGCATTGCTTATGACGGCTCCATCGTCTACATTCCTTTTGACGACCCCCGGATACGACATCTTAAACTGGCCCGACCCCAGGGGTTCTGGGAAGAGATGAAGCTGGACAGTCAGCCTTGCAGGTCTGGTCCTGTCCCTGCCCCAGAGCCAGAGCATGGAAGTGGGCAACGTGGGGGTGCCGTCAGGAGCCCTCAGGGCCTGATGGGCCCatcagggaaggagaggggcccCGCCCCTGCAGACCCCAGCCCCCCATGGCTGTGGGGCCAGCTCCCCAGGGATGGAGAAAATGGTGGCCTTCCCGACCCAAGGGACCACTGTGTTGTCACACACAGACAGTGGCCTGACACAAGGGGACACGCAGAAAGCCGTGCAGCCTCCGCAAGCCCCCAAAGCGAGAGTGCCTGTGAAACTCACACCCAGCTCAGAAAATTCGAAACTGGGGTGCAGACCAagaaaagttcaaagaaaaaactgAGCGAGACGATATTTTGTTTGGTCTCCATCCCAGTTAAATCAGAATCACAGCTGCCAGACATAGATACAAACAGCAATGACTTAAAACAGGGCACAGATAAAAAGAATGGGCTGGATAAGAACGCGGCTTTGCAAGTGCACAGCCTGCTGAGCTTGCCTTCCACCGACCTAGAGCTGCAGACGCTCCCAGGAAGCCAGGCCGGGAGAATGGGGCTCCCGAAACCAGACCCGGGAGGACCAGGAGGAGACAAGCACACAAATGGCCTCAGGTTCACTCACCCTGCAAAACACAGCGAGCTCCCCCCGTGTCCTGGCTGGTGGCCCGGGCACCAGTACAGAGACCAGCAGACACAAACCAGCTTCACTGAAGAACCCCAAAGCCCACAGCCCCTCCCCGAGGGGAACGTAGCAGGGTCCCCCCACGCCCCGCTGACTCCAGGATGCTTGGACCCTGCCCCCCAAGAAGTTCAGATTCACGTGGCCTTGGCGTCCAGTGACCAGAACCAGAGGCCTGGGGCTCATCCCCTGAAAGGTCAGGGGTCCCTCAGCCCGTCAAGCAACAGTGCTTTCTCAAGGTCTTCCTCAGCCATAAACCCGGCCCCCGTGCCAAGGGCCGGCCTGGGCCAGCTGTGCATGGACAGCCCTGCGCGCGGAGCCAGCCCCGTGCCCAGGGGTGAGGTGGTCAAGGGGGAGACCACGGGCCCCTGCAACAGCAAACAGCTGTTCGGGCAGTTCCTCCTAAAGCCTGTGAGCCGCCGACCCTGGGACTTGATCAGCCAGTTGGAAAGTTTTAACAAGGAGCttcaagaggaggaagagagcagTCCTAGCAGTGATGGCAGCAGTGAGGGCAGCGACAGTGAGCTGCCCAGGGAGGCCCCAGCCGGCCCCACACCCAAGCGTCCGGGCTTCCTGGAGGACAGAGTGAAGGAGGCGCCAAGGAGGCCAGTGCCCGAGGCCCCTGGACTCAGGTCAGGGAGAGTCAAGAGTAAGTCTGAGAGCTGGAGTGAGGAGCTGaagcctctctctccctgccccgtGTGGGCAGAAGACCATGCAGGTGCTGCCTGGCTGTCCCCACGTGGAAGTGTGATTTCAGAGCAGGGGGCCTTGGGGGTCCAGGATGGAGTGACCGAGCCAGCAGTCAACCTGAGGCCTGGGAAACCACTGATGTCTTCTGGGCTAAGTGAGGCACGACCAGTGCCCCGACATGACCCAGCTGCACCCAGGGAGCCCCCACAGAGTCAGGAGCTCCCAGATGGCCCAAGTGCTGTGCAGTCAAGTGGAGCCAGCCCTCCAGAGGCCAgctctggggagcaggggagTACCGGGGTATCCCCCTTTCTTGCCAGCAAGCCCCGAGGCCTCTCGGCGCCAGACTTGCGGTCCGTGGGGCTGACGCTGGCGCAGGAGCAGAGAGCCAGTGAACCAGCGGGGCCTCccactggagccactgcagtagaAATCCCCCTAGGCGAGTCCCTCCAAGCCAGGGCTGCCAGGATCCTGGGCATCGAGGTGGCCGTGGAGTCCCTGCTGCCTGGCACCAGGAGGACAGGGCTGAGCCAGCACCCAGAGCCTGGTGGGGGCGCCTGCCAGCCCGAGTCCCCTGGGCAAGAGTCAGGGTCCGGCCCAGCACAGCCAGATGACCTCACCTCACCCGCTGACGCCTTCTATGGCAGGAGGAAGTGCGGCTGGACCAAAAGCCCTCTGTTTGTAGGCGAAagggacagtgcctggcaggcTCCCCAGGCCTCCGAGCCCTCGGGCATGAGCAGCCCCAGCAAAGCCCCTGAGCCTCAGCCCAGCCCCCTGGAGTCACAGCCCTTCCATCACAGGGACATGGAGACAAAGCCGCCCTTCAGGTCCACCTTGTTCCATTTCATAGAAAGGACCCCCAGTGTAGCAGCCTCAGAAAAGAGGCTCCGAAGCACCTCCAAAGTGATTGAAAGTTTACAGGAGAAACTGGCTTCCCCGCCCAGGAGGGCAGACCCCGACCGCCTGCTGAGGATGAAGGAG ATTCGTATGACCCTAGCAGAGTGGAGAGGGTGTGATAAGCTGCCGGTGAAGTGGGGAGGCTGCTGTGGTCTGCCGATGGAGTTACCTCTGAGCTGGCCCCTGGGCCCCACTTGCCCAGGAAGAGGCTGGGAATGGGGCTGTGACATCCCTTCTCactgccaccaggaaactcatcAGCCCTCGCAGACTCCCTCCCTGGAAATAAAAGCCGTAGTTCATTGA